The Methanosphaera stadtmanae DSM 3091 genome includes a window with the following:
- a CDS encoding ArsA family ATPase — protein sequence MAFTDLVTFNKKKTTFIFIGGKGGVGKTTVSAATALWCARVGKKTLIISTDPAHSLGDSFDRVIKHVPTPITQNLEAIEIDPDRAMDEYKEKMQMQQKYNDALGMFSEQFDVMSSSPGIDEVASFDKFMQYMNTDEYDVIIFDTAPTGHTLRLLSFPEMMDSWMGKMIKTKKSLGAAAQKLKNIIPFMGSDEAEDAQSMAELERAKKEIEKARDVLTDPSRTTFKTVLIPEEMSIYESQRSMEALDKCNMSTDGVIVNKIQPDNTHCEFCRARYEVQQRRLETINALFGNQIIATIPLQEHEVRGIDKLYEICDILYGDDTDNGPIAL from the coding sequence TTGGCATTTACAGACTTAGTAACATTCAACAAGAAAAAAACAACGTTTATATTTATTGGAGGAAAAGGAGGCGTTGGAAAAACAACAGTATCTGCAGCAACAGCACTGTGGTGTGCTCGTGTTGGTAAAAAAACATTGATCATATCAACAGATCCTGCTCATTCTCTCGGTGACTCCTTTGATAGAGTAATAAAACATGTGCCTACACCAATAACACAGAATTTAGAAGCTATAGAAATAGATCCTGATAGGGCAATGGATGAATACAAAGAAAAAATGCAAATGCAACAAAAATATAACGATGCCCTTGGTATGTTTTCAGAACAATTTGATGTTATGAGTTCTTCTCCAGGTATTGATGAGGTTGCATCATTTGATAAATTCATGCAATATATGAATACTGATGAATATGATGTTATAATATTTGATACAGCACCTACAGGACATACACTTAGATTATTATCCTTCCCTGAAATGATGGATTCCTGGATGGGAAAAATGATAAAAACAAAGAAAAGTCTTGGAGCTGCTGCACAAAAACTTAAAAATATCATACCATTCATGGGTTCTGATGAAGCAGAAGATGCTCAAAGCATGGCAGAACTTGAAAGGGCAAAAAAAGAAATTGAAAAAGCAAGAGACGTTCTCACAGATCCATCTAGAACAACCTTTAAAACTGTGCTTATTCCAGAAGAAATGTCTATTTATGAATCACAAAGATCTATGGAAGCATTAGATAAATGTAACATGAGTACTGATGGTGTTATTGTTAATAAAATACAGCCTGATAACACCCATTGTGAATTCTGTAGGGCAAGATATGAGGTTCAACAAAGAAGACTTGAAACTATAAATGCATTGTTTGGTAATCAAATCATTGCAACAATACCACTACAAGAACATGAAGTTAGAGGTATTGATAAATTATATGAGATTTGTGATATCTTGTATGGTGATGATACTGATAATGGACCTATTGCATTATAA
- a CDS encoding NAD+ synthase, translating into MIDLPEFDARKFIERACEFIKEKVDESNSDGVVIGLSGGIDSCVVACLAVRALGPLRVRGYILPTITTSDQDLYDAKLIKDELDIESEYISIGSIYDEFISSCEIKNLPQDNINLARGNLKPRIRMSILYYYATIYNSLVIGTGNKTELQVGYFTKHGDGGVDLLPIGDLYKMDVKKVAQELGVPSLIIKKPPTAGLWEGQTDEEELGMTYNILDKLLYLYLEEEYSMPDIAKELEIPESEVERIINMVNNASHKRNKIPILSKN; encoded by the coding sequence ATGATAGATTTACCTGAATTTGATGCAAGAAAATTTATAGAAAGAGCTTGTGAATTTATAAAAGAAAAAGTTGATGAATCTAATTCTGATGGAGTAGTAATAGGATTAAGTGGTGGGATAGATTCATGTGTTGTAGCATGTCTGGCTGTTAGGGCATTAGGTCCATTGCGTGTACGTGGATATATTCTTCCAACAATAACAACCTCAGATCAGGATTTATATGATGCAAAACTAATAAAGGATGAACTGGATATTGAATCAGAATATATTTCAATAGGTAGTATCTATGATGAGTTTATAAGTTCATGTGAAATAAAAAATCTTCCACAAGATAATATTAATCTAGCACGTGGAAATCTAAAACCAAGAATTAGAATGAGTATTCTCTACTACTATGCAACAATATATAATTCACTTGTAATAGGAACAGGAAATAAAACAGAATTACAAGTAGGCTACTTTACAAAACATGGGGATGGTGGAGTGGACTTATTACCAATAGGTGATTTATATAAGATGGATGTGAAAAAAGTTGCACAGGAATTAGGAGTACCATCACTTATTATTAAGAAACCTCCAACAGCAGGTCTATGGGAGGGCCAAACTGATGAAGAGGAACTTGGCATGACATACAACATACTAGATAAATTATTATACTTATACCTTGAAGAAGAATATAGTATGCCAGATATAGCAAAAGAACTAGAAATTCCAGAAAGTGAAGTAGAACGTATAATAAACATGGTAAATAATGCTAGTCATAAAAGAAATAAAATACCAATATTAAGTAAAAACTAA
- the leuS gene encoding leucine--tRNA ligase, which produces MVTELEKKWQKKWQEAKLFESNPDNREKMYVTVAFPYPSGAMHVGHGRTYTVPDVYARFKRMQGFNVLFPMAWHVTGAPVVGIAKRIERHDKWTMDIYKNVHQVPEDELEKFVDPEYIVKYFSSEYHNDMVDMGYTIDWRREFRTIDPHYKQFVRWQIRQLKDKNLIRKGSHPVKYCPDDANPVGDHDLLEGEGVGINELTLIKFPYEDSYLVAATFRPETLYGATNFWLNPDEEYVKVEYEGEKWIISKLAYGNIIHQKESMKIIEEVDAKDFIGKTVQNPITNDPLPIFPASFVDADYATGVVFSVPAHAPADYIALEDIKKNTQAIEKYNLQEQIDNIKITSLVNLKGYSKFPAKDFLDAYNVTSQDDENLKEATNEIYKKEHAKGIMNENTGEFEGRRVADVRDEVIEKLLNENIADKLYEFAEKPVICRCGAKCVVKELHDQWFVKYSDKEWTQKAYDCLEQLDVVPNEIRSNFEYYLDWLEDWACSRRLGLGTHMPWDEKWLIEPLTDSTIYMAYYTIAKYMKDINAEDLNDAFFNKIFLDKDGANDGSVNKIPEDITEKIQKEFQYWYPLNWRLSAKDLVGNHLSFHMFHHAAIFPQKYWPKGITVFGMGLLEGQKMSSSKGNVILLSEAIDKYGADTVRLFLMSSAEPWQDFDWREKEVNGIQRRLEAIIEFPQKVESLIGEPLKLSIENNAPIVEKPINKWIISQINRKISTATDALEKFQTRKALQSSLFLFRKDVDYYLNRITIIGEEEKETLIYLVNTWIRLLSPFIPYATEEIWDTYNDDDVFISTLDWPVACEDLIDEKIEKSEEIVQDLAKDIKEIIKITKSNPEVVHLYTAPSWKYEVYNIAQEVGKPNIGEIIHKAMDANLCDNKKELSKFATKAGKNFNKINYVGVVDEVSVITDAREYLESEIGAKIEVYDKPTYDPQNKAQNASPYKPAIYLE; this is translated from the coding sequence ATGGTAACAGAATTAGAGAAAAAATGGCAAAAAAAATGGCAAGAAGCTAAATTATTTGAATCAAATCCTGATAACAGGGAAAAAATGTATGTTACAGTGGCATTTCCATACCCGAGTGGAGCAATGCATGTAGGACACGGAAGAACATACACGGTACCTGATGTATATGCAAGATTTAAAAGAATGCAAGGATTTAATGTATTATTCCCAATGGCATGGCATGTAACAGGTGCACCAGTAGTAGGTATTGCAAAAAGAATCGAAAGACACGATAAATGGACAATGGACATATATAAAAATGTGCACCAAGTACCAGAAGATGAACTAGAAAAATTTGTAGACCCTGAATACATTGTAAAATACTTCAGTAGTGAATACCACAATGACATGGTAGATATGGGATATACTATAGATTGGAGAAGGGAATTTAGAACAATAGATCCACACTACAAACAATTTGTAAGATGGCAAATAAGACAATTAAAGGATAAAAATCTTATTCGTAAAGGATCACACCCAGTAAAATACTGTCCAGATGATGCAAATCCAGTGGGAGACCATGATCTTTTAGAAGGAGAAGGTGTGGGAATTAATGAATTAACATTAATCAAATTCCCATATGAGGACTCATACCTTGTAGCAGCAACATTCAGACCAGAAACATTGTATGGAGCAACAAACTTCTGGTTAAATCCTGATGAAGAATATGTTAAAGTAGAATATGAAGGAGAAAAATGGATAATTAGTAAACTTGCATATGGAAACATCATACATCAAAAAGAATCAATGAAAATCATTGAAGAAGTTGATGCTAAAGATTTCATAGGAAAAACAGTACAAAATCCAATAACAAATGATCCACTACCAATATTCCCAGCATCATTTGTAGATGCAGACTATGCAACAGGAGTAGTATTCTCAGTACCAGCACATGCACCAGCAGACTACATAGCACTGGAAGATATTAAGAAAAACACTCAAGCAATAGAAAAATACAATCTTCAAGAACAAATAGATAACATCAAAATAACAAGTCTTGTAAACTTAAAAGGATACTCTAAATTCCCTGCAAAAGATTTCCTTGATGCATATAATGTAACAAGTCAAGATGATGAAAATCTTAAAGAAGCAACAAATGAAATATATAAGAAAGAACATGCAAAAGGAATAATGAATGAAAATACTGGTGAATTTGAAGGAAGAAGGGTTGCTGATGTAAGAGATGAAGTTATTGAAAAACTATTAAATGAAAACATTGCAGATAAACTCTATGAATTTGCAGAAAAACCAGTAATATGTAGATGTGGAGCAAAATGTGTAGTTAAAGAACTACATGATCAATGGTTTGTAAAATATTCAGACAAAGAATGGACACAAAAAGCATATGATTGCTTAGAACAATTAGATGTAGTTCCTAATGAAATAAGATCAAACTTCGAATACTATCTTGACTGGCTAGAAGATTGGGCATGTTCAAGAAGACTTGGACTTGGAACACACATGCCATGGGATGAAAAATGGTTAATTGAACCATTAACAGATTCAACAATATACATGGCATACTATACAATAGCTAAGTATATGAAGGATATTAATGCAGAAGACCTAAATGATGCATTCTTTAATAAAATATTCCTTGATAAAGATGGAGCAAATGATGGATCTGTAAATAAAATACCAGAAGATATAACAGAAAAAATCCAGAAAGAATTCCAGTACTGGTATCCACTTAACTGGAGATTATCTGCAAAGGATTTAGTTGGAAATCACTTATCATTCCATATGTTCCACCATGCAGCAATATTCCCACAGAAATATTGGCCAAAAGGAATAACAGTATTTGGTATGGGACTTCTTGAAGGACAGAAAATGTCTTCATCTAAAGGTAATGTTATCTTACTTAGTGAAGCAATTGATAAATATGGTGCAGATACTGTAAGATTATTCCTCATGTCCTCAGCAGAACCATGGCAAGACTTTGATTGGAGAGAAAAAGAAGTTAATGGTATACAAAGAAGACTTGAAGCAATAATTGAATTCCCACAAAAAGTAGAATCATTAATTGGAGAACCTCTAAAATTATCCATAGAAAACAATGCACCAATTGTTGAAAAACCTATAAATAAATGGATTATAAGTCAAATCAATAGGAAAATCAGCACTGCAACAGATGCACTTGAAAAATTCCAAACAAGAAAAGCATTACAATCAAGTCTCTTCCTATTTAGAAAAGATGTTGACTACTATCTAAATAGAATAACAATAATAGGAGAAGAAGAAAAAGAAACACTCATCTACCTTGTAAATACATGGATAAGATTATTATCACCATTTATTCCATATGCAACAGAGGAGATATGGGATACATACAATGATGATGATGTATTTATCTCAACATTAGACTGGCCTGTAGCATGTGAGGACTTAATTGATGAAAAAATAGAAAAAAGTGAGGAAATAGTTCAAGATCTTGCAAAAGATATTAAGGAAATTATTAAAATTACAAAATCCAATCCAGAAGTTGTACACCTATATACTGCTCCATCATGGAAGTATGAAGTATATAATATAGCACAAGAAGTTGGAAAACCAAATATTGGTGAAATAATTCACAAAGCCATGGATGCAAATCTATGTGATAATAAGAAAGAATTATCTAAATTTGCAACAAAAGCAGGTAAAAACTTCAATAAAATTAATTATGTGGGAGTAGTTGATGAAGTTTCAGTAATAACTGATGCACGTGAATATCTGGAAAGTGAAATTGGTGCTAAAATAGAAGTATATGATAAACCAACATACGATCCACAGAATAAAGCACAAAATGCATCACCATATAAACCAGCAATATATCTTGAATAA
- a CDS encoding AAA family ATPase translates to MTKIGILEVEGVLTLYEHFGYLPTDVVKSNGRLENGKKAHEELDGIIIPGGTILESESMTGEVEEEINLINDDDGFILGMCAGFQVLGKHTNVGRNSPVPIIRKGMGLLDVTFEPFINTNKVNADIVDDNTLFTKNLKDTTVSGFHCHTYGRIESNDKNVIYSNIQRSNYKYKPERVLSGVSNKKGNILGTTVHCLLDNNPQIVNNILEYLDATNEYEDIKQRNKKLQSKVFSEIGVDTNNMAPLREKHPEVPPMIMLMGTGSESGKTFLASGIVGALREKGIHTYVIKTGPDIRDLSPSLYVNKEKLEDYASIQISNIGWTPLEKIIEQVKNKGYDLVLVEGVMSAATGLLNKKTPYSTAEIAYAGNIPVIMVSSVSKGGIETAAIDIEAHINLLNKMDVKTAGVILNKTYDEGIVEHVSEFLSNKSGIPEDNIWSIGKAKVENKGQVPEDYLQLETFTKAAMDVVKEYVDVTKIMDLAKVPEFRGYLSYEEICDLYKK, encoded by the coding sequence ATGACAAAGATAGGAATTTTAGAAGTTGAAGGTGTTTTAACATTATATGAACACTTTGGTTATTTACCTACAGATGTAGTTAAATCTAATGGTAGATTGGAAAATGGAAAAAAAGCTCATGAAGAATTAGATGGTATAATAATACCTGGAGGTACAATTCTTGAATCAGAATCTATGACTGGTGAGGTTGAAGAAGAAATTAATCTTATAAATGATGATGATGGGTTTATTTTAGGTATGTGTGCAGGATTTCAGGTACTTGGAAAACATACAAATGTTGGAAGAAACTCTCCAGTACCAATAATAAGAAAGGGTATGGGTCTTTTAGATGTTACTTTTGAACCATTTATAAATACAAATAAGGTAAATGCAGATATTGTTGATGATAACACACTCTTTACAAAAAACTTAAAGGACACAACAGTAAGTGGTTTTCATTGTCATACATATGGTAGGATAGAATCAAATGATAAGAATGTTATCTACTCTAATATTCAAAGATCAAACTATAAATATAAACCAGAAAGGGTATTATCTGGTGTTTCAAATAAAAAGGGAAATATATTAGGAACAACAGTGCACTGTTTACTTGATAATAATCCTCAAATAGTAAACAACATACTAGAATATCTTGATGCTACAAATGAATATGAAGACATTAAACAAAGAAATAAAAAACTTCAAAGTAAGGTATTTTCTGAAATTGGAGTCGATACAAACAACATGGCACCACTAAGAGAAAAACATCCTGAAGTTCCACCAATGATAATGTTAATGGGAACAGGTTCTGAATCTGGAAAAACATTTCTTGCTAGTGGAATTGTAGGAGCACTAAGAGAAAAGGGAATACATACGTATGTAATTAAAACAGGTCCTGATATAAGAGATTTATCACCATCTCTTTATGTAAATAAGGAAAAATTGGAGGATTATGCATCGATACAAATAAGTAATATTGGATGGACTCCACTTGAAAAAATAATAGAACAAGTAAAGAATAAGGGCTATGATTTAGTACTGGTTGAAGGAGTAATGAGTGCAGCAACAGGACTACTTAATAAAAAAACACCATATTCAACTGCAGAAATTGCATATGCAGGTAATATTCCTGTTATAATGGTATCTAGTGTAAGTAAGGGTGGTATTGAAACAGCAGCTATTGATATTGAAGCACATATTAATCTATTAAATAAGATGGATGTTAAAACAGCTGGTGTTATTTTAAATAAAACCTATGATGAAGGTATTGTGGAACATGTATCTGAATTCTTATCTAATAAATCTGGAATACCAGAGGATAATATTTGGAGTATTGGTAAGGCCAAAGTAGAGAATAAAGGACAGGTTCCAGAGGATTATCTTCAATTGGAAACATTTACAAAAGCAGCAATGGATGTTGTTAAAGAATATGTGGATGTTACAAAAATAATGGATTTAGCTAAAGTACCAGAATTTAGAGGATACTTATCCTATGAGGAAATTTGTGATTTATATAAAAAATAG
- the ribB gene encoding 3,4-dihydroxy-2-butanone-4-phosphate synthase — protein sequence MIDKAIEALKNGEIILIYDSDDRESETDMITAAEFMTTEKMTTIRKYAGGLVCMPISNENCDKLGIPFMVDILKEANEKYPVLKDLYPNDIPYDAKSAFSITVNYRDTYTGIPDTDRSKTERELALLCKEGKQAEFGKYFRSPGHVTLLRAEKDAVLTREGHTELTIALLEMAGLEPVGICCEMIGDNGEAMSVDKTREYAQKNNHVFISGDEIIEAYKEFKNNN from the coding sequence ATGATAGATAAAGCAATTGAAGCATTAAAAAATGGAGAAATAATATTAATTTATGATAGTGATGATCGTGAAAGTGAAACAGACATGATTACTGCAGCAGAATTTATGACTACAGAAAAAATGACAACAATACGTAAATATGCTGGAGGACTTGTATGTATGCCTATTTCCAATGAAAACTGTGACAAACTTGGAATTCCCTTCATGGTAGATATTCTAAAAGAAGCTAATGAAAAATATCCCGTATTAAAAGATCTTTACCCAAATGACATACCATACGATGCAAAATCTGCATTTAGTATAACTGTTAATTACCGTGACACATACACTGGTATTCCAGATACAGATAGATCAAAAACAGAACGTGAATTAGCACTTCTTTGTAAAGAAGGAAAACAAGCAGAATTTGGTAAATATTTCAGATCCCCTGGACATGTAACTCTACTTAGAGCAGAAAAGGATGCAGTTCTAACAAGAGAAGGACATACCGAATTAACAATAGCACTACTTGAAATGGCAGGATTAGAACCTGTTGGTATCTGTTGTGAAATGATTGGAGATAATGGTGAAGCAATGTCTGTAGATAAAACAAGAGAATATGCTCAAAAAAATAATCACGTATTTATTAGTGGTGATGAAATAATAGAAGCATACAAAGAATTTAAAAATAACAATTAA
- a CDS encoding DUF120 domain-containing protein, which translates to MLSFEGKVSSGLQKAGQFMEKEVYKKQYLDKLGFIPYHGTLNIKLSNNITLNLDNLHDKLKRIHGNGSFGDVLFLEAYLSTIDEKITKKGAILFPVKTVYDTDTLEYVSSEKLRDTLNLKDGDKVIIKIEK; encoded by the coding sequence GTGTTATCTTTTGAAGGTAAAGTAAGTTCTGGACTACAAAAGGCAGGACAATTCATGGAAAAAGAGGTTTATAAAAAACAATACTTAGATAAACTTGGATTTATACCATATCATGGAACTTTAAATATAAAATTAAGTAATAATATCACGTTAAACTTAGATAATCTACATGATAAATTAAAGAGAATTCATGGAAATGGATCCTTTGGAGATGTACTTTTTCTAGAAGCATACCTATCTACAATAGATGAAAAAATAACTAAAAAAGGTGCAATACTATTTCCTGTAAAAACTGTATATGATACAGATACATTGGAATATGTCTCATCTGAAAAATTAAGAGATACACTTAATTTAAAGGACGGAGATAAAGTAATAATTAAAATAGAGAAGTAA
- the hisG gene encoding ATP phosphoribosyltransferase yields the protein MKVRIAIPSKGRISGPSVSLLEKAGIGLTDNSSRKLFSNTFDPEISVMFTRAADIPVYVADGAADIGITGFDLTQEKNVDVEFLDDLKFGATRLVVAAPENSDFNTVDDLKNVKIVATEFPHLTQKYFEEKNINATIMPLSGATEVAPLIGVADVIADLTSTGTTLKMNHLHEIDTIINSSVRLIANKESLKTKYEKIEAIRTGILGVLHAERKKLIMANVHKSNLDDIKSAMPGMSGPTVSEVYGDENMVAVHSVISETEVFETINKLRKIGAKDLLVLPIERILENK from the coding sequence ATGAAAGTTCGTATAGCCATACCTTCTAAGGGCAGAATTAGTGGACCTTCTGTATCCTTACTAGAAAAAGCAGGTATTGGATTAACAGATAATTCTAGTCGTAAATTATTTTCCAATACATTCGATCCTGAAATAAGTGTGATGTTTACACGTGCTGCAGATATTCCAGTATATGTGGCAGATGGGGCTGCAGACATAGGAATAACTGGTTTTGATTTAACACAAGAAAAAAATGTTGATGTTGAATTTCTTGATGATTTAAAATTTGGAGCAACACGTCTTGTTGTAGCAGCACCTGAAAATTCTGATTTTAATACAGTTGATGATTTAAAAAATGTTAAAATTGTTGCAACAGAATTTCCACATTTAACACAGAAATACTTTGAAGAAAAAAATATAAATGCCACTATAATGCCATTAAGTGGAGCTACAGAGGTTGCACCACTAATTGGTGTTGCAGATGTTATTGCTGATTTAACAAGTACTGGTACAACACTAAAAATGAATCATCTACATGAAATAGATACTATCATAAACAGTAGTGTTAGATTAATTGCAAACAAAGAAAGCTTAAAAACAAAGTATGAAAAGATAGAAGCTATTAGAACAGGTATTCTTGGCGTGCTCCATGCTGAACGTAAAAAATTAATAATGGCAAATGTACATAAATCAAATCTTGATGATATAAAAAGTGCAATGCCTGGTATGAGTGGACCAACAGTATCTGAGGTATATGGTGATGAAAATATGGTTGCAGTTCACTCTGTTATCTCAGAAACAGAAGTTTTTGAAACTATAAATAAATTACGTAAAATTGGTGCAAAGGATTTACTAGTACTACCAATTGAAAGAATATTAGAAAATAAATAG
- a CDS encoding fumarylacetoacetate hydrolase family protein, protein MKYIRYMASNKEHVGIIKDDIIYDLDYSCIIDAIAHEDEIDINESTTTHRLEEVDVLPPTNPSKIVCVGLNYKDHAKELNMELPDEPLLFMKPSTSVISTNSAIIYPSTTNMLDFEGELGIVILEKVSPCDNGTCNVAYTIVNDVTARDLQSKDGQWTRSKSYDTFCPCGPVVVTGIDSSNLNIKTMVNNDIKQESNTKNMIFSPLELVKYISNIMTLNPGDIIASGTPPGVGHLDVGDTVVVEIDEMGSLVNIVK, encoded by the coding sequence ATGAAATATATTAGATATATGGCTTCCAACAAAGAACATGTTGGAATAATAAAAGATGATATTATATATGATTTAGATTATTCATGTATTATTGATGCAATAGCACATGAAGATGAAATAGATATAAATGAATCTACAACAACACATAGATTAGAGGAGGTAGATGTACTACCACCAACAAATCCTTCTAAGATTGTTTGTGTAGGCCTAAATTATAAAGATCATGCTAAAGAATTAAATATGGAACTTCCAGATGAACCTTTATTATTTATGAAACCATCAACTTCTGTTATATCAACAAATAGTGCTATTATCTATCCAAGTACTACAAACATGCTTGACTTTGAAGGAGAACTTGGAATTGTAATATTAGAAAAAGTATCTCCATGTGATAATGGTACTTGTAATGTTGCATACACTATTGTTAATGATGTAACAGCAAGGGATCTTCAAAGTAAGGATGGGCAATGGACACGTTCAAAAAGTTATGATACATTTTGTCCATGTGGACCAGTAGTTGTTACAGGTATAGATTCATCAAATCTTAATATAAAAACTATGGTTAATAATGATATAAAACAAGAATCAAATACAAAAAATATGATATTTTCTCCATTAGAATTAGTAAAATATATCTCAAATATAATGACATTAAATCCAGGAGATATAATTGCATCAGGAACACCACCTGGTGTGGGTCACTTGGATGTGGGAGATACTGTTGTTGTTGAAATTGATGAAATGGGAAGTTTAGTTAATATTGTTAAATAA